The Geothrix oryzae DNA window CCTCGAGGAGGAGCTTCACCTTGGTCTGATTCGTGCTGCCCTTGATCCGGTTCGAGGCCAGATTGCGCTGGATCCCCAGCAGGGTGGTGCTGGACTGCGGCGAATCCACATAGACCTGATCCAGCTGCTGGATGGTGGTGAAGGCGGGGCCCTGATAGGCGGCCGCCAGGGCTCCGGGAGTCACATTGGACTTGCCGATGCGGCCCGAGATCGGAGCCGTGATCCGCGTGTAGCCGAGGTTGATCCGGGCGGATTCCGCACTGGCCTTCAGGGCCTGGACTTCGGCCTCGGCCTGCTTGTGGGCGGCGGAAGCGTCCTCATAGTCCTGTTGCCCCACGGCGTTGACGGTGAGCAGCTCTTTGAACCGCTCGGCGCGCTTCCGGATGGCGGGTAGGTTGGCTTCCGCCCGGGCCAGGGCCGCCGCGGCCGTGTCGTAGGCGGCCTGGTAGGGCCTCGGGTCGATCTGGTAGAGGAGTTCGCCCTCCTTCACATCGCTGCCCTCCGTGAAGAGGCGCTTCTGGACAATCCCGTTCACCTGGGGATGCACCTCGGCCACGAGGTAGGCCGAGGTCCGCCCGGGCAGTTCGAAGGTGAGGGCCACGCGCTCGGGCTGCAGGGCCACCACCGACACCTCGGGAGTCGCCTTGACCTGCTCCTTCTTGCCGCAACCGATCAGCAATCCGCCGGCCACGAGGGCCCCGGCGATGGAGATCATTCCGCCTCGGTGGTGGGTCTGCATGGAAGTGCTCCTTGAATGGAATGTTCTGACGGGCGGTGACGGGGTTCGGTTGTCAAAGCGGGGTGCGTGCTGAGAAGTTTTTATGACAGGGAGGCTGGCCGCGTGCCACTCGTTTCAGGCGTTCTGGAGGCCGTGGTAGGCGAAGTTCGTCAGGCGGGTGGCCATGTCCTCGAGGGGCAGGGAAGGGTCCGTGGCGGTCCACACCAGGCGGTTGAACTCGGACCTCAGGGCGTGGCTGACGCAGCTGCCCTGGATGGTGATTCCCCAGAAATCGATCTCCGCCGGAGACAGGTCGGGCCGGATGCCCTGGATGCAGGCCCGGAGCTCCCGCACGGAGGGCTCCATGCGCTCCCGGATCAGGTCCTTCACCTCTTCCTTGGGGAACTGGACCTCGCTCAGGAACAACTTGATGGCCGCATCCTGCAAAGGATCAACGGACTGGAAATGAGCTTCCACCTCGATCAGGATCCGACGGATCAGGGCGTGAAGCCTCGACCTGCCCTCCAGGGGCTCCGCGGCGACCTGGCCGGATGCCGGGGATTGGACGGGGCCCGCGCCGAACAGGGTCAGCAGGTGCCTGAAGACCTCCCGGTACAGGCCCTCTTTACCCTTGAAATAATAAGAAATAAGAGACGAGTTCTTGCCTGCCATGGATGCGATGAGGCGGATGGAGGTGGCGTCGTAGCCGTACTTCGCAAAGCAGCGCAGGGCCGCCTGGATCAAGCAGTCGCGGGATTCGAAATGGGCTGTCGTGGGGAGGGGAGCCTCGTTCGTCATGGGGTCTCTCGGGCGTGATCGTACGACCGATCACAATAATCAATTGATCAACCAATTGATGCAAGATATTTTTTATAATCAATATTTAATTTAAAAATCAGTATAATTATAAACATAATCATAATATAATCTATTGACAAGGTCGTTCCACATAATTAACTTTGCATTAAGCATTGGTCAAACGACCGATGCAAATTCATCTTGAGGCGTCGAAACACTTGACCGCCTCCCTTCTTGCCCATCTGGGCACCAGGAGTCCCCATGAAATCCCCCCTTCGTCTGGTGTTCTGCCTCACCGGCCTGGCGCTGGTCAGCAGCCCCCTCTTCGCTCAGGACCTCAAGTTCGGCCTCCAGGGCACGATCGCCTATCCCACGAGCGATCTGGGCGACAAGGGGTTGCTGGACAAATCCCTCGGCTATGGGCTCGGCGCTCACATGGTGATCGGTTTCTCCGGTGGCCATGCCATCGTCCCGCGGCTCGACTACACCTATTTCGAGAAGACCAGCCCCACCCGCAAGGTCCAGACGCTCCAGCTCGGAGCCGACTACAACTACTACTTCTCGAAGCAAGTCAACAAGGGTTGCTATGTGGGCGCGGGCGCCGGCTTCGGCATGGCCAAGTTCGAAATGGACCTGCCCGGGATGAGTGATGACGACACCCCAAACAGCGTCTACGGCTCGGTTTCCGCGGGCTACATGTTCACGCCGAACATGGGCGCCGAACTCCGGTACACCTATGCGAAGTACGAGCCCGAGCTCTTCGGGACCAAGCCGGACATCACGGCCCCGACGCTCAACGCCACCTTCATCTATCGGTTCTGAACCGGGAGTGCGCCGCCCTCCGTTCACGCTTCGTTCATGCCAGGGGGCCGGGATCACCCGGCTCCCTGACTTTGGGCACGGGCATCCAGGGACCTTCCGCCGCGCTTGGGCCTCGATCCGGTCCAGACTCGTCAGGTCCGCTGTCCTTGCCATCCTGCTGGCCGGCCTGGGTGCACCTGCCGGCCGGTCCCAGGACGCCTCCATCGGCCTGGGGCGCCTGCATGGCATCGGCCATGAAACCCTGACCTATTCCTGGCAGCTCCAGTACCTCCGGCCCATCCATGAGGGCTGGGCGGGAAGCATCGGCTGGTTGAATGAAGGGCACATCCCCGACCATCATCGCGACGGCCCCTACATCCAGGCCTGGCGGCTGCATCGGATGAAGGGGAATGACCTTCGCCTGGGGCTTGGCGTGGGCGCGTACCGGTTCTTCGATACGACGGAAGGGGGAGCCGGTCCGGCCTTCCAGAATCACCACGGAATCAAACCCCTGCTCAGCCTTTCGGCCCAGTACCCCCTTCCGGGTGGAGCTGTGGAGGCCTTCATCCGGGTCAATCGGACCTTTGGCTCCGGCCTACCTCAGACCCAGGCGTTCCTGGTCGGGATCAGCCTTCCCTTCACGCCCCGGGATCCAGGGATGAGGCGGGACGCACCGGCCCCAAGGAACCCCCGGGGGGTTCCCTCCGACCCGGATCACGAACTGACCATCTTCCTCGGCCGGACCATCCTCAACAGTTTCGAAAGCGAGGCGACCGAGCTGTTGGGTGCCACGGCCATCGAATACCGGCGCAGGCTGGAAGGTCATTTCGATGTGTCGATCGGTTATTTCGATGAGGGCGGGCTCGATTCGGTGAGGCGCGACGGGATTGCCCCCCAGATCTGGTTCTCGCAGCGGTCCGCGGATGGTAGATGGATGATCGGCTTCGGAGCGGGTCCCTATTTCAGCCGCGACTTTCCGGCAGAGGATCGCCGAAACGCCGGGTCCTCGGTCACCATCCGCACCAGCACCCGGTATTCGATGGTGATCGGCCGTCACATCCGGGGCCACTGGGCCGGGCGCCTGCAGTGGAATCGGACCCTGACGCGGTACCACCGCGACACCGATGTGCTGATGGTGGGCCTGGCCTACCAATGGTGAAGCGGATGGAAGCCCTTCTCCTCAACGGAGGCCGCGCTTCGGCCGGCCGCCGGCGGGAGGGGGCCAGAGGCCTAGTCTTCCGGGCTGGCCGCCTCCAGGCCGTGCAGACAGAAGTCCACGAGCAGTTCCGCCTCCTGGAAGTGGCTGCCGAAGGGGGGGTATTGCCCCCAGAGCACTTGGTGGAGACCCCGCATCGTTCCATGACCGGCCACCTGACTCGTGATCGAAGCGCCGAGGAAGGCCACTTGCGCCGCATTCAACTCGGGCCTGAGAACCTGGATGCAGGTCCGGATCAGCTCGGCCGCGGGGCTGAGGTACTGCCGGATGATCGGGTGGAGGCACGGACGGGGAGAGCGGAATTCCCGCACCCAGAGACGGGCCCGGTGCTCCTGGAAGGGCTTGGCCGCCGCCGCATCCGGAGCCGCCTGCTGGTACATGAAGTGGATCTGCTCCCGCAACAGCCGGACGGCCCCCTGCGCATTCCGCGGGTTCAGGTTGGCCACGAGCGAGGGATCGACCGCCCCGGGCACCGAGGTCTGGAGGATGTACTTGAACACTTCCAGATAGAGCCCCTCCTTGTTCCCGAAGTAGTGGGAAAGCAGCGAAAGGGGGCGTCCGGCCCGCTCTGCGATCATCCGCATGCTCGTGCCGTCGAACCCGTGGTCGGCAAAGCAGACCAGGGCCGCCTGGAGCAGGGAGGTGCGCGTGTCGAGGGGGGTGGGTTCCATGGTGGGTTCCAGGATATCAACACTTGGATTCAAGCCGGCGGGAATGGCCGGGTAGCATGGGCCGAAGCGCACCCCGCGCCTCCATGCTCCTTCCTTGAGGGCACGGCATGATCCGAAGCTGCGTCGCAACCCTCGGACTTCTTCTGGCCCTCCCCCTCCTGGCCGGACCGGAGGAGCCTTGGCCCGACCCAGGGCCCCCCTCCAGCCGCGACCTCTTCCCCCTGAACCTGGTCCCGCTGACCTATCGCCCGCTCGGGGCGGACACCGTCGGGAAGGGGCGCTGGCGCGTCTCGTTCCAGGTGACGCGCTCCAACACCTTCGAGTTCTCGGATCTGATCAAGGACCGCCTCGGTCGCGACACCTCGGGGCGCATCACCGTGGGGCCGGTGGGGACGGCCCAGTTCGCGGCCTCCCTGCCGGACGAACCCTTGTTGTTCTTCTTCGATGCGGAAGTCCAGCGCACGGACCTCGGCTTCCGCTACGGCCTGACGGCGAATACCGATGTGGCGGTGAACCTGGGCTGGCAGAGCATCGACGGCGGCTTCATGGATGGGCTCATCGAGGGCTTCCACCAATTTGGATTCGAGCAGACGGGCCGGACCGCCATCGCCCGGGACCAGCTCACCGCCGTCATCATCCAGAAGGGCCGAGTGGTCCACTTCACCCAGACCGCGGTTCGGGCCCGCCCCGTGGATCCCGCGGTGGCGGTCATCCACCGCTTCTACGCCGATCCGAAGCTCTCCATCAGCTTTCTCGGCGCCCTCCAGATTCCCGCCACCACCTTTGCCGGGGAATTCCGTTCCGACTGGGATTCCAGCGCTGGCTTGAGCTTCCAGTGGCGGCCCACGCCTCGTCAGGCCATCAACGGCGGCGGAGCCTATCTGCGTCGCGGCATGACCGGAGGCGTCGGCCCGAATCCCTTCCTCATCAAGGACCAGATCGCCGGGCACCTGGGCTGGGAGTGGCGCGGCTGGCCCCGGGTGCGGCCCTTCCTCGTCCTCGTCTACCATGACGCGCTCACTTCCCAGGGACCGGGAGCCACCTTGGACAAACCCTCCGTGATCCACGACCTCGGCGTGCATGTCCGCCTGGGCCCGCGCTCCGCCCTGACCTTCAGCTACCTCAACAACATCACCCACAACGAGAACACCGCCGACATGGGATTGGCCTTGCGGATCACGGTCACTCCCTGAGCGGGGGACCACCTTCCCGGGGGGCGTCCGGATTCCAGCAGGCTTCGAGGGCGTCCAGCAGCCGCGCGACGACATCCCGGTTGCGGCGGGTCCGCGCCGCCCGGCCGGCAAGTTCCGGAAAAGCGGGCTCGGGATCCTGCAGGTCGGGGCCCATGGCCGGGCCCAGCACCGCTTGCCAGCGGTCCAACCAGGCTTCCGGAAGGCGCTGGGGAACGGGAAGCTCCATGACCGTGAGGTAGAGGATGGCCCAGACGCGGGCCACGACCTGCGCCTCGTAGCCGCCCCCGAGGGTGAAGAGCGCCCGGCCCCGGGCGTGGGCTTCCGCCAGATCGAGAACCCTGCGGTAGAGCCTCTGGAAGCTCTGGGTGGTGAGGGCGAGATCCCCCAGAGGATCGGCGAAGTGCGCGTCGGCCCCGGCCTGGATCACCAGGACATCCGGCGAGAACCAGGCGAGCGCCCGGGGGACCACGGCCTCGAAGGCTTCCAGGTAGTCTCCGGATTCCGTGAAGGGCTCCAGGGGGATGTTCACGCTCAGGCCCTTCGCTGGACCGAGGCCCAGCTCCTGGATGTGGCCGGATCCGGGATAGAGGTAGTGCCCGGATTCATGCAGGCTCAGGGTCAGCACCCGCTCGCTGTCGTAGAAGAGACTCTGAACCCCATCCCCGTGGTGAAGGTCGAGATCCAGATAGGCCACGCGCCAGCCGTGATCCGCCATGGCCTGGATGGCCACGGCCAGGTCGTTGTACAGGCAGAAGCCTGCCGCCCGGTCCTTCTGGGCATGGTGCAGGCCGCCTCCCAGTTGGAGTACGCGGCGCTCGGCGCCACTCATCAGCAACCGCGCACCGTGCAGGGTGCCCCCCACCAGCCAGCGGGCCGCGCGGTCCATGCCCGGGAAGACGGGATTGTCGGGTGTGCCCAATCCGAAGCGCTCCGCTTCCGGCCTGGGCTCGCCCCGGTCCAGGGCCTCGACCATGGCCACATAGGCCTCATCGTGGATGGACAGGATCTCGTCCCGGGTGGCGGCCGGCGCCTGGATGGGCTCCACCGCCGGCCCCAGGCTCTGGATCAGGTCCAGGAGCATCCCCAGCCGCGCAGGCGTGAAGGGGTGCTCGGGCCCGAAGTCGTACCCGGCATACTCCGGGCGGTGGATCAGTGCGGCCATGGCTTCGGCGGCGGCCACAGGATCTGGAACCCGACCACCCGCAGGGCCTCGGCCAGGGGGCGGGCCTGGCTGGAATCAAGCCTCAGCACCGTGCGCACGATGCCGTCGGGGGCGGGGCAGGTGAGGATGGAGTGGATGTTGACATGGCGCTCCGCCAGGAAGGCCGTGAGGCGGGCCAGCTCGCCGGGCCGGTCCGCGAGGGCCACCTCGAGCCGCGAGGAAGGCCGGGTGACCCCGGTGAGCTTCATCAGCGCATCCAGCAGGTCCATGCCCGTGAGGATCCCCACCAGCTCCGTCCCATCCACCACCGGCAGGCAGCCGATCTTCCGCTCGCGCATGATGCGGGCCGCGTCCTCCACGGGATCCAGGGGATCGGCGGTCAGGGCGGGGCTGCTCATGGCGAGGGACACGGGGTCCCCGGCGGTCCTCGGCGTCGGGCAGAGGGTGCTCATGGCGAAGCGCAGGTCCCGGTCGGTGAGCACTCCCACCAATCGGCCCTGGTCCACCACCGGCAGGTGGCGGAAGCCCCGGGCCTGGAAGATCGCATGGGCCTCCCCGAGGGGCGCGCCGGCCGGGATCACCGTCACCGGACTCCGCATCATGTCGCTTACGAACAAGGCTGCCTCCTGTTTCAAGGCGTGCGGAAACCGACCTGCGAGAACGCCATGGTCAGGCCGGGCTGCAGGGGAAGGGCGCCGGGGGGTGCGGCCTCGCCCAGGGGGACCGCGACCTGGGCTTCCAGCGTGGAGATCCAGGGCAGCTCCTCCACCAGCTGGGTGAGGCGGCCCAGGGTCTCGGCCAGCCCGCAGGCCGGAGGCAGGTGGAGCCTGGCGATCACATCGGCGATGTCGAGATCCGTGAGGGGGGTGATGCGGAGGATGGAACCCACGCTGTGGCGCCGGAACCGCCAGATGGGGCCGAAATCCGGATCCGCCGAGAGGCTCAGGACCACCTGGGCGCTCCGGGTGGCGGGATCGATGGGAAGGGATTCTGCGACGGCGATGCCGAAGCATTTCAGGAGATCCCTGGATTGCGCCTCCGTGAAGGCGGAAGGTGTCTGCGGCGGGGCCTCCTCGAGGTGGCGCTCCACGGTCTGCCGGGCCTCTCCGGCTTCCAGTCCGTCGTAGGCCAGGATCCGGCCGGGGGGCTGCAGGCGGACATGGGCGTACTCCACCACCTTGGAAAGCGCCAGCGCGGCCGATTCCGGGAACCGGTACGAGGGGAAGGTGCGGTGTACGCCGCCCTGTCCGTGCTGGGACGCGGCGCCCACGGGCACGGCGCCGCTGACGCCCATCAGCGAGAGCAGGGTCGGCTTGGCGATGCCGGTGCTGCGCTCGGCGCGCACGGCGGCCCGGCGGATGGCGCGGGCCACGGTGGCGGGATCGCAGGCTCCCACGCAGGCGAAGGTGGCGATGAGGGCGTCCACCTCCGGGTGCTCGAGCGCCTCCAGGCAGGCCCGCTCGTAGTGCTCCGCCGTGGCCAGGGCGTGCAGATCCACGACGCCCGGCCCCGAGATGCGCATGCCGCGGGATTCGCAGGCGTCCGCGCAGATGGTCGCCACCCCGCCGGAATTGCTGACCACGGCCACGCGGTTCCCCCGGGGCAGTGGTTGATGCGAGAGCAGCAGGGCGATGTCGAAGAGCTCTTCCAGGGTGTCGGCGCGGATCACGCCCGCCTGGTGGAACAGGGCTTCCACCTCGGCGTCGTTCCGGGGGCTGGCGGCGATGTGCGCCTGGGCCATGCGCCGCCCGGCGTGGCTGCGGGCGCTCTTGACGCACAGCACGGGTTTCCGGCGCGAGATCCGGCGGGCCAGCCGGGCGAAGCGGCGGGGGTTCCCGAAGGTCTCCAGGTAGAGCAGGGCCACATCCGTGTCCGGATCCTCCTCCCAGTACTGGAGCAGGTCGTTCCCCGAGACATCCGCGCGGTTTCCGGCCGACACGAAAGTGGAGAATCCCAGCCCCCGCTCGGCGGCGTACTGCAGGATCACCACCCCCAGGGCCGCGGAATGGCTGAAGAATCCCACCCGGCCGCGGGGCGGCATGGCCGTGGCCAGGCTGGCATTCAACTGGACCATCGCATTCGTGTTCAGCAGCCCGAGACAGTTGGGCCCCACCAGCCGGGCCCCGCGGCTGCGCACCAGCCGAACCAGGCGCTCCTGGCGCCGGGCCCCCTCCGGGCCCGTCTCGGCGAAGCCCGCGGCCAGGACGAGCAGGCCCCGGGCCCCCTTGTCGAGGGCCTCCTTGGCCAGCGGAATCACCTTGGTGGCGGGAACCGCCAGGACCACCAGGTCCGGCGAGTCCGGCAGGGACTCGAGGGAGGCATGGGCCTGCACGCCCTCGATGGCCTGGGCCTTCGGGTTCACCGGATAGACCGTGCCCTTGAAGCGGCTCTGGAGGATGTGGCGGAAGATGGCATTGCCGATGGAGGCAGGATCGCGCGAGGCGCCCACCACGGCCACCGTCCTTGGCCGGAGGAGGGGCACCAGGGAATTGGCCGCGGCCACCCGCTCGCGCATCTCCGCCCGCTCCCGCTGCGCCTGGGGGGCGCTGAGGGGGAATTCCACATGGATGATGCCGCCCTCCATGGCCCGGCGGGTCTCGAAACCCGAGTCGCGGAACACATTCGTCATCTTCTCGTTCCCGTAGAGCACATCGGCCTCGAAGCCCACATAGCCCGCGCCGGCGGCGAGCCCGGCCAGGCGTTCGAGCAGCAGTGTGCTGATGCCCCGGCCCTGGTGCGGCTCGGCGACCATGAAGCCGACTTCGGCGACGGCGCCCCCCTTGCCGATGTAGTTGCCCAGCCCGAGCACCCGCTGGTCGGCCTCGTCGCCCTCCACGGCCAGCAGGCAGGCCCGCCGGTGGGGGCTTTCGTCGCAGAGTTCCTCGATGTAGGTCCGGGATACGCCCGCGATGCCGCCCATGAACCGCATGGCCAGGGTCTCCCGGGAGAGTCCGCGGATGAAGGCCTCCACCCGTTCCACATCCTCGGGGAGGGCGGTTCTGAGGAGGATCCCCTGGCCATCCTTCAAGAGGACGAACTCCCGGTAACCTGCGCCGTCAGAGATGATGCTGAACACAGGAGCCTCGTGGATCCGCTAGGACGCGACCACCCTACCATGGGCCGGCCCCGGACTCCCGCGCCAGGGCCATCTTTCTTGTCCCGCGCGTCGTGTTTGGTCCTGGACGGTCGACCGGCGCCACTCTAAATTGGCCTATCACCCCAGCCACCAGGAGAGTCCCATGAATGGACGCGAAGCGTTCCTCCAGGCCCGGAATGTATTGTTCCAGCACCGGGATGACCGGGCTGCGGCCCTCCGCGCCTTCCGCTGGCCGGCCCTGGAGACCTTCAACTGGGCGCTGGACCACTTCGATGCCTACGCCCAGGGCAACCACCAGCCCGCCCTGTGGATCGTGGAGGAGAACGGCAGCGAGGTGAAGGTCAGCTTCGAGGAACTCTCCCGGCGCAGCAACCAGGTGGCCAATGCGCTGCGGGCCATGGGCGTCCGGCGCGGCGACGGCGTGCTCATCATGCTGGACAATGTCCTGCCGCTCTGGGAGATCATGCTGGCCTGCATCAAGCTGGGGGCCGTCCTCGTCCCGTCCACCCTCCTGCTCTCCCAGGCGGACCTGCAGGACCGCATCGAACGGGGCGGCATCAGGCATCTGGTGGTGGATGCCGCGCAGACGGCCAAGTTCGAGGGCATGGATCCAGGCCTGACCCGCATCAGCGTGGGGGGCGAGGTGCCCGGCTGGCATGGCGTCACGGCGTTGTACGAGGGGGCCGAGACCTACGCGCCCGATGAGCCCACCCGGGCCACGGATCCCATGCTGCTCTACTTCACCTCGGGGACGACGGCCAAGCCCAAGCTGGTGCTCCATACGCACCAGTCCTATCCCGTGGGCCACCTCACCACGATGTACTGGGTCGGGCTCAAGGAAGGCGACATCCACTACAACATCAGCTCCCCCGGCTGGGCGAAGCATGCCTGGAGCAGCTTCTTCGCGCCCTGGAACGCGGGGGCCTGCATCTTCGTCTACCGGTCCGCCCGGTTCAGCGCGGCGGCCACCCTCAAGGTCATCGTGGACAAGGGCGTCACGACCCTGTGCGCTCCCCCCACCGTGTGGCGCCTGTTCATCCAGGAGGATCTCGCCTCGTACAAGGTCCGCCTGAGGGCCCTGGTGGGCGCGGGCGAGCCCCTGAACCCCGAAGTCATCAGCCAGGTGGAGAAGGCCTGGGGCCTCACCATCCGCGATGGCTACGGCCAGACGGAGACTTCGGCCCTGGTGGGGAATTCGCCGGGCCTGCCCGTGAAGTCGGGATCCATGGGCCTTCCCCTGCCGGGCTATGCCGTGGTGCTGCTGGACCTGGACGGCAAGGAGGCCGAAGAGGGCGAGATCGCCCTGAAACTCGATCCCCGGCCCCTGGGGCTCATGGCCGGGTACAAGGATGACCCCTCCAAGATGCAGAAGGCCGAGGCGGAGGGGTTCTACCGCACCGGCGATGTGGCCACCCGGGATCCGGACGGCTACCTGTTCTTCGTGGGGCGGGCGGATGATGTCTTCAAGAGTTCCGACTACCGGATCAGCCCATTTGAACTCGAATCCTTCCTCATCGAGCACGAATTCGTGGCCGAGGCCGCCGTGGTGCCCAGCCCGGATCCGCTGAAGCTGGCCGTCCCCAAGGCCTACATCATCCTCCGGTCCGGCTGTGAACCCGACCGGGCCACGGCCCTGGCGCTGTTCCGGTTCATCCGCGAGCGGCTCTCGCCCTACAAGCGCATCCGGATCCTCGAGTTCGGCGATCTCCCGAAGACCATCTCCGGCAAGATCCGGCGCGTGGAACTTCGGAAGCGGGCGGCGGAACAGACCCATTCGCCCACGGAATTCCGCGAGGAGCAGTTCCCGGAACTGAAGTGACCCGGGCAGAGCCGATGTGACCTGGGGTAGGTGCGCCTGGCGAGGGCGGCTTGTCGCATGATGTCCCTACTCATCCATTGCCTTCGGGAGGCCCCATGAAATACCTCGACGATGATCGTGATGTCCGGTTCAACCTCTTTGAGTGGCTCGACCTCGACGCCCTGCTGAAGGCCGGCCCCTACGAAGAGGTGGACCGGGATCAGCTGGGCATGGTGCTGGACGAGGCCCTGAAGGTGGCGCGGGGCAGCGTCGCCGCCTGCAACGAAGTGGGGGACCGGGTCGGCGCCCAGTTCGAGAACGGGAAGGTGAAGCTGCCCGAGGGCTTTGCCGGGGCCTTCCAGGACCTGGCTTCGGGCGGCTGGATCAGCGCCACCATGAGTCCGGAATTCGGCGGCATGGGGCTTCCTGAATCCGTGGGAACCGGCATCAGCGAGTTCCTCATGGGGGCGAACACGGCCCTGGGCCTCAAGGCGCTGCTCACCCGCGGCGCCGCCCACCTGATCGAGGTCTTCGGGAGCGATGACCTCAAGGCCACCTACTGCGAGCGGATGTACACCGGGGAGTGGACCGGCACCATGTGCCTCACCGAGGCCGGGGCCGGCAGCGATCTGGGCGCGCTCACCACCAAGGCCGTGAAGCAGGGCGACGGCTCGTACCTCATCACCGGGGAGAAGATCTTCATCACCAGCGGCGATCACGAGCTGACGCCGAACATCATCCACGCCGTGCTGGCGCGGACGCCGGGCGCCCCGGCCGGGCCCAAGGGCCTCAGCCTGTTCGTGGTGCCGAAGGTCCGCGTGAACCCGGATGGTTCCCTGGGCGCGGCCAACGATGTCGCCTGCGCCGGGATCGAGCACAAGCTGGGCATCCACGGTTCGCCCACCTGCAGCCTGGTGTTCGGCACCAATGGTGGCTGCCAGGGCTTCCTCCTGGGCCAGGAGGAACAGGGGCTCGCCCACATGTTCCAGATGATGAACGCCGCGCGGTACGAGGTCGGCGTCCAGGGCCTGGGCAATGCCTCCGCCGCGCATCAGGCCGCCCTGGCCTATGCGAAGGAGCGCCTCCAGGGCCGCGGTCCCAGCGCGGGCAAGGGGGCGGGCCAGTCCCTCATCATCGAGCACCCGGATGTGCGGCGGATGCTCCTCATGCAGGCCGCCTATGTGCAGGCCATGCGGGCCATGGTGTCCTACACGGGCTGGTGCATGGACATGGCGCACATCACGGTGGGGGAGGACCACGACCGCTGGCAGGGGCTCGTCGAGCTGTTCACGCCGGTCTGCAAGGCCTGGTGCTCGGACTGGGGCTTCCGCGTCACCGAATGGGCGCTGCAGACCTTCGGGGGGTACGGCTACACCATGGACTACCCGGCGGAGCAGTACCTCCGGGACTGCAAGATCGCGTCAATTTATGAAGGCACGAACGGAATCCAGGCCCTGGATCTCGTCGGCCGCAAGTTCCGGATGCAGGAGGGGCGTCCCGTGAAGCACCTGCTGGGCCTCGCGGGTGCCACGGCCCAGACCCTGGCGTCGGACCCGGTCCTCGGCGCTTCCGCCCGGCAGCTGGCGGACGCGGTGAAGGCCCTGGGCGGCGTGCTCCAGGGTGTTCCCGCCCGCGAGAACGCCCAGCTGCTGACGGTCCTGAATGCCGTTCCCATCCTGGACATGCTCGGCCATGTGGTGGCGGGCCACCTCCTGCTTCAGCAGGCCGCCCTGGCGAAGCAGAAGGGCCTTGAGCTCCTTCAGGC harbors:
- a CDS encoding efflux RND transporter periplasmic adaptor subunit; the encoded protein is MQTHHRGGMISIAGALVAGGLLIGCGKKEQVKATPEVSVVALQPERVALTFELPGRTSAYLVAEVHPQVNGIVQKRLFTEGSDVKEGELLYQIDPRPYQAAYDTAAAALARAEANLPAIRKRAERFKELLTVNAVGQQDYEDASAAHKQAEAEVQALKASAESARINLGYTRITAPISGRIGKSNVTPGALAAAYQGPAFTTIQQLDQVYVDSPQSSTTLLGIQRNLASNRIKGSTNQTKVKLLLEDGTPYPAAGILKFSDVTVDPSTGSQILRMVFPNPNHVLLPGMYVRAIVEEGVAEQAILAPQQGVTRDPKGNAIAMVVDGSGKVEQRTLKLDRAIGSKWLVVEGLHAGDQVIVEGLQKVRPGVAVKVVPLGAKPAPAAAK
- a CDS encoding TetR/AcrR family transcriptional regulator, translating into MTNEAPLPTTAHFESRDCLIQAALRCFAKYGYDATSIRLIASMAGKNSSLISYYFKGKEGLYREVFRHLLTLFGAGPVQSPASGQVAAEPLEGRSRLHALIRRILIEVEAHFQSVDPLQDAAIKLFLSEVQFPKEEVKDLIRERMEPSVRELRACIQGIRPDLSPAEIDFWGITIQGSCVSHALRSEFNRLVWTATDPSLPLEDMATRLTNFAYHGLQNA
- a CDS encoding outer membrane beta-barrel protein yields the protein MKSPLRLVFCLTGLALVSSPLFAQDLKFGLQGTIAYPTSDLGDKGLLDKSLGYGLGAHMVIGFSGGHAIVPRLDYTYFEKTSPTRKVQTLQLGADYNYYFSKQVNKGCYVGAGAGFGMAKFEMDLPGMSDDDTPNSVYGSVSAGYMFTPNMGAELRYTYAKYEPELFGTKPDITAPTLNATFIYRF
- a CDS encoding TetR/AcrR family transcriptional regulator; the protein is MEPTPLDTRTSLLQAALVCFADHGFDGTSMRMIAERAGRPLSLLSHYFGNKEGLYLEVFKYILQTSVPGAVDPSLVANLNPRNAQGAVRLLREQIHFMYQQAAPDAAAAKPFQEHRARLWVREFRSPRPCLHPIIRQYLSPAAELIRTCIQVLRPELNAAQVAFLGASITSQVAGHGTMRGLHQVLWGQYPPFGSHFQEAELLVDFCLHGLEAASPED
- a CDS encoding DUF3187 family protein, with amino-acid sequence MIRSCVATLGLLLALPLLAGPEEPWPDPGPPSSRDLFPLNLVPLTYRPLGADTVGKGRWRVSFQVTRSNTFEFSDLIKDRLGRDTSGRITVGPVGTAQFAASLPDEPLLFFFDAEVQRTDLGFRYGLTANTDVAVNLGWQSIDGGFMDGLIEGFHQFGFEQTGRTAIARDQLTAVIIQKGRVVHFTQTAVRARPVDPAVAVIHRFYADPKLSISFLGALQIPATTFAGEFRSDWDSSAGLSFQWRPTPRQAINGGGAYLRRGMTGGVGPNPFLIKDQIAGHLGWEWRGWPRVRPFLVLVYHDALTSQGPGATLDKPSVIHDLGVHVRLGPRSALTFSYLNNITHNENTADMGLALRITVTP
- a CDS encoding acetoin utilization protein AcuC, which encodes MAALIHRPEYAGYDFGPEHPFTPARLGMLLDLIQSLGPAVEPIQAPAATRDEILSIHDEAYVAMVEALDRGEPRPEAERFGLGTPDNPVFPGMDRAARWLVGGTLHGARLLMSGAERRVLQLGGGLHHAQKDRAAGFCLYNDLAVAIQAMADHGWRVAYLDLDLHHGDGVQSLFYDSERVLTLSLHESGHYLYPGSGHIQELGLGPAKGLSVNIPLEPFTESGDYLEAFEAVVPRALAWFSPDVLVIQAGADAHFADPLGDLALTTQSFQRLYRRVLDLAEAHARGRALFTLGGGYEAQVVARVWAILYLTVMELPVPQRLPEAWLDRWQAVLGPAMGPDLQDPEPAFPELAGRAARTRRNRDVVARLLDALEACWNPDAPREGGPPLRE
- a CDS encoding CBS and ACT domain-containing protein; the protein is MFVSDMMRSPVTVIPAGAPLGEAHAIFQARGFRHLPVVDQGRLVGVLTDRDLRFAMSTLCPTPRTAGDPVSLAMSSPALTADPLDPVEDAARIMRERKIGCLPVVDGTELVGILTGMDLLDALMKLTGVTRPSSRLEVALADRPGELARLTAFLAERHVNIHSILTCPAPDGIVRTVLRLDSSQARPLAEALRVVGFQILWPPPKPWPH